A region from the uncultured Draconibacterium sp. genome encodes:
- a CDS encoding HD domain-containing protein, whose product MKDRVNLARKQFDSYVEAIEGFDGQQLKNIEIKRNHSYRVADLAVILASKLGLNETEVYLSFLIGLYHDIGRFKQLKDYNTFSDAKSVDHAAFGIDVLKNGNFFDNLDEDQVNLIYLAIQQHNKLGLPNQLNDKQRLLAQIIRDADKLDILRVITDYYSNPKATPNHTLTWEMPKGNTVSPDVSKQILKGSLVSKEKVVNELDIKVMQLSWVYDLNYRPSFELMMERRYLEKIYNSMPKNDTVIEIFRKVKVFVENKFIA is encoded by the coding sequence ATGAAGGATAGGGTTAACCTTGCCAGAAAGCAATTTGATTCGTATGTTGAAGCCATCGAAGGTTTCGATGGGCAACAACTCAAAAATATTGAAATAAAAAGAAACCATTCATACCGGGTTGCAGATCTTGCTGTTATACTGGCTTCCAAACTGGGATTAAATGAAACCGAAGTTTATCTATCGTTTCTTATTGGATTGTATCACGATATCGGAAGATTTAAACAACTAAAAGATTACAATACTTTTAGTGATGCAAAATCAGTTGATCATGCAGCGTTTGGTATTGATGTTCTTAAAAACGGGAATTTTTTTGATAATCTGGATGAGGACCAGGTTAACCTGATTTATTTGGCCATACAGCAGCATAACAAACTCGGATTACCAAATCAATTGAACGATAAACAACGACTCCTGGCACAAATAATAAGGGATGCCGATAAACTTGATATTTTAAGGGTGATAACCGATTATTATTCAAATCCGAAAGCTACGCCAAATCATACATTAACCTGGGAAATGCCTAAAGGAAATACTGTTTCGCCTGATGTTTCAAAACAAATCTTAAAGGGTAGTCTTGTATCAAAGGAAAAGGTTGTCAACGAGCTGGATATTAAAGTGATGCAGTTATCCTGGGTGTACGATCTTAACTATCGTCCTTCATTTGAATTAATGATGGAACGACGTTACCTTGAAAAAATTTATAACTCGATGCCGAAAAACGACACTGTGATAGAAATTTTCAGAAAGGTAAAAGTATTTGTTGAAAATAAGTTTATTGCCTGA
- a CDS encoding (2Fe-2S)-binding protein, which translates to MANRLVCLCNLVDEKEIKKLLEKGADSTLQIQSLTRAGTSCGRCLPVIDGLVKEHLKTKPKPQQGKLRLGF; encoded by the coding sequence ATGGCTAACAGATTAGTGTGCTTATGTAATCTTGTAGATGAAAAAGAGATAAAAAAACTGCTGGAAAAAGGAGCCGATTCTACATTACAAATTCAATCGCTAACCCGGGCGGGAACCTCTTGTGGCCGTTGTTTGCCGGTTATTGATGGCTTGGTAAAAGAGCATTTAAAAACAAAACCCAAGCCGCAACAAGGAAAGCTGCGACTCGGGTTCTAA
- a CDS encoding type IX secretion system membrane protein PorP/SprF: MKTKLNIIKGLGILAIVVAAFTSNAQQDPMYTQYMFNTQTINPAYAGTWESVGFMALGRHQWTGWDGAPETYSFSFQAPLKNERVALGLNVINDKVGYVKRFYLYGDYSYLVPLSEKTNLRLGLKGGFTSYNHNLAEHNIIDPGDPSFVGDIDSKLKPNFGVGAFLYSKRAYVGFSIPRVINSKFESDYQNFSVEGQLRHYFLMAGAVFDLGENVKFKPTALTKASFTSETGTPLQLDLTGNFLIKEKLWLGAMWRSGDSYGFIAQWLFAEKLRIGYAIDFATTNLKHYNNGTHEVMVSYELRFKKEKVVSPRYF, from the coding sequence ATGAAAACAAAATTAAATATAATCAAAGGTTTAGGGATTCTGGCAATAGTAGTAGCAGCATTTACCTCTAATGCACAGCAAGACCCGATGTATACACAATACATGTTTAATACACAAACCATAAACCCGGCTTATGCCGGAACATGGGAATCGGTAGGTTTTATGGCATTGGGCCGTCACCAGTGGACAGGCTGGGACGGTGCTCCTGAAACTTATTCATTTTCATTTCAGGCTCCGTTAAAAAATGAACGGGTAGCCCTGGGCTTAAATGTAATAAATGACAAGGTAGGTTATGTGAAGCGTTTTTACCTTTATGGCGATTACTCCTACCTGGTTCCGTTAAGCGAAAAAACAAATTTACGATTAGGTTTAAAAGGTGGATTTACAAGTTACAACCACAACCTTGCCGAGCACAATATTATCGATCCGGGTGATCCTTCATTCGTTGGTGATATTGACTCGAAACTAAAACCAAACTTTGGAGTTGGAGCATTTCTGTACAGCAAACGTGCTTATGTTGGATTCTCTATTCCAAGGGTTATTAATAGTAAATTTGAAAGCGATTATCAAAACTTTTCGGTTGAGGGGCAACTACGTCATTACTTCTTAATGGCCGGGGCTGTTTTCGACCTTGGAGAAAATGTGAAGTTTAAACCAACGGCTTTAACAAAAGCATCGTTTACTTCTGAAACCGGAACTCCACTTCAGTTAGACCTGACAGGTAATTTCCTCATAAAAGAAAAACTTTGGTTAGGTGCGATGTGGCGCTCGGGTGATTCGTATGGTTTTATTGCCCAATGGTTGTTTGCCGAAAAACTGAGAATTGGTTATGCCATTGACTTTGCAACAACGAACCTGAAGCATTACAACAATGGTACCCACGAAGTTATGGTATCGTACGAATTACGATTTAAGAAAGAAAAAGTTGTATCGCCAAGATACTTCTAA
- a CDS encoding gliding motility-associated C-terminal domain-containing protein: MDTAVCEADMPFNYEGTEFTAAGSKDITFQTVNGCDSIVTVNLTVYPTYTAVENTAVDTAVCEADMPFNYEGTEFTAAGSKDITFQTVNGCDSIVTVNLTVYPTYTAVENTAVDTAVCEADMPFNYEGTEFTAAGSKDITFQTVNGCDSIVTVNLTVYPTYTAVENTAVDTAVCEADMPFNYEGTEFTAAGSKDITFQTVNGCDSIVTVNLTVYPTYTAVENTAVDTAVCEADMPFNYEGTEFTAAGSKDITFQTVNGCDSIVTVNLTVYPTYTAVENTAVDTAVCEADMPFNYEGTEFTAAGSKDITFQTVNGCDSIVTVNLTVYPTYTAVENTAVDTAVCEADMPFNYEGTEFTAAGSKNITFQTVNGCDSIVTVNLTVYPTYTAVENTAVDTAVCEADMPFNYEGTEFTAAGSKNITFQTVNGCDSIVTVNLTVYPTYTAVENTAVDTAVCEADMPFNYEGTEFTAAGSKDITFQTVNGCDSIVTVNLTVYPTYTAVENTAVDTAVCEADMPFNYEGTEFTAAGSKDITFQTVNGCDSIVTVNLTVYPTYTAVENTAVDTAVCEADMPFNYEGTEFTAAGSKDITFQTVNGCDSIVTVNLTVYPTYTAVENTAVDTAVCEADMPFNYEGTEFTAAGSKDITFQTVNGCDSIVTVNLTVYPTYTAVENTAVDTAVCEADMPFNYEGTEFTAAGSKDITFQTVNGCDSIVTVNLTVYPTYTAVENTAVDTAVCEADMPFNYEGTEFTAAGSKDITFQTVNGCDSIVTVNLTVYPTYTAVENTAVDTAVCEADMPFNYEGTEFTAAGSKDITFQTVNGCDSIVTVNLTVYPTYTAVENTAVDTAVCEADMPFNYEGTEFTAAGSKDITFQTVNGCDSIVTVNLTVYPTYTAVENTAVDTAVCEADMPFNYEGTEFTAAGSKDITFQTVNGCDSIVTVNLTVYPTYTAVENTAVDTAVCEADMPFNYEGTEFTAAGSKDITFQTVNGCDSIVTVNLTVYPTYTAVENTAVDTAVCEADMPFNYEGTEFTAAGSKDITFQTVNGCDSIVTVNLTVYPTYTAVENTAVDTAVCEADMPFNYEGTEFTAAGSKDITFQTVNGCDSIVTVNLTVYPTYTAVENTAVDTAVCEADMPFNYEGTEFTAAGSKDITFQTVNGCDSIVTVNLTVYPTYTAVENTAVDTAVCEADMPFNYEGTEFTAAGSKDITFQTVNGCDSIVTVNLTVYPTYTAVENTAVDTAVCEADMPFNYEGTEFTAAGSKDITFQTVNGCDSIVTVNLTVYPTYTAVENTAVDTAVCEADMPFNYEGTEFTAAGSKDITFQTVNGCDSIVTVNLTVYPTYTAVENTAVDTAVCEADMPFNYEGTEFTAAGSKDITFQTVNGCDSIVTVNLTVYPTYTAVENTAVDTAVCEADMPFNYEGTEFTAAGSKDITFQTVNGCDSIVTVNLTVYPTYTAVENTAVDTAVCEADMPFNYEGTEFTAAGSKDITFQTVNGCDSIVTVNLTVYPTYTAVENTAVDTAVCEADMPFNYEGTEFTAAGSKDITFQTVNGCDSIVTVNLTVYPTYTAVENTAVDTAVCEADMPFNYEGTEFTAAGSKNITFQTVNGCDSIVTVNLTVYPTYTAVENTAVDTAVCEADMPFNYEGTEFTAAGSKNITFQTVNGCDSIVTVNLTVYPTYTAVENTAVDTAVCEADMPFNYEGTEFTAAGSKDITFQTVNGCDSIITVNLTVNPTYSATVDTTICDSELDFTYGDSTWTEAGSKDVVFQTVNGCDSIITVNLTVNPTYSATVDTTICDSELDFTYGDSTWTEAGSKDVVFQTVNGCDSIITVNLTVNPTYSATVDTTICDSELDFTYGDSTWTEAGSKDVVFQTVNGCDSIITVNLTVNYSNTGDTAAVACDSFTWYGETFYADATPTHTFTNAAGCDSIVTLDLTILESTFETIDTTVCDMLTINDSTYDESGTYTQYLENAAGCDSTLTINLTVLESTFETIEEEDCDSVVVNEIPYYTSGTYTQNLTNEAGCDSTLTIVATVNYSSEETINRTVCDEVTINDSTYTESGTFIQNLTNNAGCDSTLTINLIVLESPEDTIDVTACEEYELNGETYTESGTYTQVIESEQGCTGTLTINLTILESTLNVISMVVCDEYTLNGRTYTQTGSYRQYTTNAAGCDSTIILNLTVREDIVELTSEASDLTVECDGLGNTEALENWLATHGTTGAAEAGFGSITWNNDFEALTPGCCNTGSATVTFTATDDCGNSVSTTATFTIVDTTAPTFTAPADITIYSGDDCQYDASVEVTGDVTDESDICCTDLNAEYTEITEQSNCAGEWIITRTWTLADACGNEADPQVQVITVLDNTAPTAVCNDITIQLNENGVASITVADIDGGSTDNCAIDTMFIDKENFYCGGLGVNLVTLTVIDECGNTSTCTASVTVEEGEFDCGVEPFRANPDVLTLIYCPGGTVTGDVDLLANDEGITQENSNFNVLNTLPNGVTITNGALNYVNEDASEAVITLTYSVCHTVNTENCDTAEVTIHILLDTDCDDIPDVDDIDDDDDGLLDIHEQDENKSANADGDIDTDGDGIVDRLDIDSDNDGIVDNIEWQQNIPEGIQYEADGGIDFGFDYYPPLGSDSDKDGWDDQYDDNEQNVYYPAMDMDLDGTPDFQDLDADNDGIADYIEGWDELPYDSIADVDFIGTDSDGDGLDDAYDTYDTSLEWLHGKNAVGSNAPLVDMAADTANNIRDWRDDIERRVIPEEPEAETCDEWNIPDGFSPNGDGYNDLFRIACTIESDAKFEDDYPDAKIEIFNRWGNLVFEQERFGNTSHWGEYDAWWDGTSMHDMQLGKDQLPAANYFYILYFNKDGKEPVTGFVFLNN, translated from the coding sequence GTGGATACTGCCGTTTGTGAAGCCGACATGCCATTCAATTACGAAGGCACCGAGTTCACTGCTGCCGGGTCAAAAGACATCACATTCCAGACCGTCAACGGTTGCGACAGTATTGTTACTGTGAACCTGACTGTCTACCCGACTTACACTGCTGTTGAAAATACAGCTGTGGATACTGCCGTTTGTGAAGCCGACATGCCATTCAATTACGAAGGCACCGAGTTCACTGCTGCCGGGTCAAAAGACATCACATTCCAGACCGTCAACGGTTGCGACAGTATTGTTACTGTGAACCTGACTGTCTACCCGACTTACACTGCTGTTGAAAATACAGCTGTGGATACTGCCGTTTGTGAAGCCGACATGCCATTCAATTACGAAGGCACCGAGTTCACTGCTGCCGGGTCAAAAGACATCACATTCCAGACCGTCAACGGTTGCGACAGTATTGTTACTGTGAACCTGACTGTCTACCCGACTTACACTGCTGTTGAAAATACAGCTGTGGATACTGCCGTTTGTGAAGCCGACATGCCATTCAATTACGAAGGCACCGAGTTCACTGCTGCCGGGTCAAAAGACATCACATTCCAGACCGTCAACGGTTGCGACAGTATTGTTACTGTGAACCTGACTGTCTACCCGACTTACACTGCTGTTGAAAATACAGCTGTGGATACTGCCGTTTGTGAAGCCGACATGCCATTCAATTACGAAGGCACCGAGTTCACTGCTGCCGGGTCAAAAGACATCACATTCCAGACCGTCAACGGTTGCGACAGTATTGTTACTGTGAACCTGACTGTCTACCCGACTTACACTGCTGTTGAAAATACAGCTGTGGATACTGCCGTTTGTGAAGCCGACATGCCATTCAATTACGAAGGCACCGAGTTCACTGCTGCCGGGTCAAAAGACATCACATTCCAGACCGTCAACGGTTGCGACAGTATTGTTACTGTGAACCTGACGGTCTACCCGACTTACACTGCTGTTGAAAATACAGCTGTGGATACTGCCGTTTGTGAAGCCGACATGCCATTCAATTACGAAGGCACCGAGTTCACTGCTGCCGGGTCAAAAAACATCACATTCCAGACCGTCAACGGTTGCGACAGTATTGTTACTGTGAACCTGACTGTCTACCCGACTTACACTGCTGTTGAAAATACAGCTGTGGATACTGCCGTTTGTGAAGCCGACATGCCATTCAATTACGAAGGCACCGAGTTCACTGCTGCCGGGTCAAAAAACATCACATTCCAGACCGTCAACGGTTGCGACAGTATTGTTACTGTGAACCTGACTGTCTACCCGACTTACACTGCTGTTGAAAATACAGCTGTGGATACTGCCGTTTGTGAAGCCGACATGCCATTCAATTACGAAGGCACCGAGTTCACTGCTGCCGGGTCAAAAGACATCACATTCCAGACCGTCAACGGTTGCGACAGTATTGTTACTGTGAACCTGACTGTCTACCCGACTTACACTGCTGTTGAAAATACAGCTGTGGATACTGCCGTTTGTGAAGCCGACATGCCATTCAATTACGAAGGCACCGAGTTCACTGCTGCCGGGTCAAAAGACATCACATTCCAGACCGTCAACGGTTGCGACAGTATTGTTACTGTGAACCTGACTGTCTACCCGACTTACACTGCTGTTGAAAATACAGCTGTGGATACTGCCGTTTGTGAAGCCGACATGCCATTCAATTACGAAGGCACCGAGTTCACTGCTGCCGGGTCAAAAGACATCACATTCCAGACCGTCAACGGTTGCGACAGTATTGTTACTGTGAACCTGACTGTCTACCCGACTTACACTGCTGTTGAAAATACAGCTGTGGATACTGCCGTTTGTGAAGCCGACATGCCATTCAATTACGAAGGCACCGAGTTCACTGCTGCCGGGTCAAAAGACATCACATTCCAGACCGTCAACGGTTGCGACAGTATTGTTACTGTGAACCTGACTGTCTACCCGACTTACACTGCTGTTGAAAATACAGCTGTGGATACTGCCGTTTGTGAAGCCGACATGCCATTCAATTACGAAGGCACCGAGTTCACTGCTGCCGGGTCAAAAGACATCACATTCCAGACCGTCAACGGTTGCGACAGTATTGTTACTGTGAACCTGACTGTCTACCCGACTTACACTGCTGTTGAAAATACAGCTGTGGATACTGCCGTTTGTGAAGCCGACATGCCATTCAATTACGAAGGCACCGAGTTCACTGCTGCCGGGTCAAAAGACATCACATTCCAGACCGTCAACGGTTGCGACAGTATTGTTACTGTGAACCTGACTGTCTACCCGACTTACACTGCTGTTGAAAATACAGCTGTGGATACTGCCGTTTGTGAAGCCGACATGCCATTCAATTACGAAGGCACCGAGTTCACTGCTGCCGGGTCAAAAGACATCACATTCCAGACCGTCAACGGTTGCGACAGTATTGTTACTGTGAACCTGACTGTCTACCCGACTTACACTGCTGTTGAAAATACAGCTGTGGATACTGCCGTTTGTGAAGCCGACATGCCATTCAATTACGAAGGCACCGAGTTCACTGCTGCCGGGTCAAAAGACATCACATTCCAGACCGTCAACGGTTGCGACAGTATTGTTACTGTGAACCTGACTGTCTACCCGACTTACACTGCTGTTGAAAATACAGCTGTGGATACTGCCGTTTGTGAAGCCGACATGCCATTCAATTACGAAGGCACCGAGTTCACTGCTGCCGGGTCAAAAGACATCACATTCCAGACCGTCAACGGTTGCGACAGTATTGTTACTGTGAACCTGACTGTCTACCCGACTTACACTGCTGTTGAAAATACAGCTGTGGATACTGCCGTTTGTGAAGCCGACATGCCATTCAATTACGAAGGCACCGAGTTCACTGCTGCCGGGTCAAAAGACATCACATTCCAGACCGTCAACGGTTGCGACAGTATTGTTACTGTGAACCTGACTGTCTACCCGACTTACACTGCTGTTGAAAATACAGCTGTGGATACTGCCGTTTGTGAAGCCGACATGCCATTCAATTACGAAGGCACCGAGTTCACTGCTGCCGGGTCAAAAGACATCACATTCCAGACCGTCAACGGTTGCGACAGTATTGTTACTGTGAACCTGACTGTCTACCCGACTTACACTGCTGTTGAAAATACAGCTGTGGATACTGCCGTTTGTGAAGCCGACATGCCATTCAATTACGAAGGCACCGAGTTCACTGCTGCCGGGTCAAAAGACATCACATTCCAGACCGTCAACGGTTGCGACAGTATTGTTACTGTGAACCTGACTGTCTACCCGACTTACACTGCTGTTGAAAATACAGCTGTGGATACTGCCGTTTGTGAAGCCGACATGCCATTCAATTACGAAGGCACCGAGTTCACTGCTGCCGGGTCAAAAGACATCACATTCCAGACCGTCAACGGTTGCGACAGTATTGTTACTGTGAACCTGACTGTCTACCCGACTTACACTGCTGTTGAAAATACAGCTGTGGATACTGCCGTTTGTGAAGCCGACATGCCATTCAATTACGAAGGCACCGAGTTCACTGCTGCCGGGTCAAAAGACATCACATTCCAGACCGTCAACGGTTGCGACAGTATTGTTACTGTGAACCTGACTGTCTACCCGACTTACACTGCTGTTGAAAATACAGCTGTGGATACTGCCGTTTGTGAAGCCGACATGCCATTCAATTACGAAGGCACCGAGTTCACTGCTGCCGGGTCAAAAGACATCACATTCCAGACCGTCAACGGTTGCGACAGTATTGTTACTGTGAACCTGACTGTCTACCCGACTTACACTGCTGTTGAAAATACAGCTGTGGATACTGCCGTTTGTGAAGCCGACATGCCATTCAATTACGAAGGCACCGAGTTCACTGCTGCCGGGTCAAAAGACATCACATTCCAGACCGTCAACGGTTGCGACAGTATTGTTACTGTGAACCTGACTGTCTACCCGACTTACACTGCTGTTGAAAATACAGCTGTGGATACTGCCGTTTGTGAAGCCGACATGCCATTCAATTACGAAGGCACCGAGTTCACTGCTGCCGGGTCAAAAGACATCACATTCCAGACCGTCAACGGTTGCGACAGTATTGTTACTGTGAACCTGACTGTCTACCCGACTTACACTGCTGTTGAAAATACAGCTGTGGATACTGCCGTTTGTGAAGCCGACATGCCATTCAATTACGAAGGCACCGAGTTCACTGCTGCCGGGTCAAAAGACATCACATTCCAGACCGTCAACGGTTGCGACAGTATTGTTACTGTGAACCTGACTGTCTACCCGACTTACACTGCTGTTGAAAATACAGCTGTGGATACTGCCGTTTGTGAAGCCGACATGCCATTCAATTACGAAGGCACCGAGTTCACTGCTGCCGGGTCAAAAGACATCACATTCCAGACCGTCAACGGTTGCGACAGTATTGTTACTGTGAACCTGACTGTCTACCCGACTTACACTGCTGTTGAAAATACAGCTGTGGATACTGCCGTTTGTGAAGCCGACATGCCATTCAATTACGAAGGCACCGAGTTCACTGCTGCCGGGTCAAAAGACATCACATTCCAGACCGTCAACGGTTGCGACAGTATTGTTACTGTGAACCTGACTGTCTACCCGACTTACACTGCTGTTGAAAATACAGCTGTGGATACTGCCGTTTGTGAAGCCGACATGCCATTCAATTACGAAGGCACCGAGTTCACTGCTGCCGGGTCAAAAAACATCACATTCCAGACCGTCAACGGTTGCGACAGTATTGTTACTGTGAACCTGACTGTCTACCCGACTTACACTGCTGTTGAAAATACAGCTGTGGATACTGCCGTTTGTGAAGCCGACATGCCATTCAATTACGAAGGCACCGAGTTCACTGCTGCCGGGTCAAAAAACATCACATTCCAGACCGTCAACGGTTGCGACAGTATTGTTACTGTGAACCTGACTGTCTACCCGACTTACACTGCTGTTGAAAATACAGCTGTGGATACTGCCGTTTGTGAAGCCGACATGCCATTCAATTACGAAGGCACCGAGTTCACTGCTGCCGGGTCAAAAGACATCACATTCCAGACCGTCAACGGGTGCGACAGCATTATTACTGTGAACCTGACGGTGAATCCTACATATTCAGCAACGGTAGACACTACAATTTGCGATAGCGAACTTGACTTCACATACGGCGACAGCACATGGACTGAAGCAGGATCTAAAGACGTGGTATTCCAGACGGTTAACGGGTGCGACAGCATTATTACTGTGAACCTGACGGTGAATCCTACATATTCAGCAACGGTAGACACTACAATTTGCGATAGCGAACTTGACTTCACATACGGCGACAGCACATGGACTGAAGCAGGATCTAAAGACGTGGTATTCCAGACGGTTAACGGGTGCGACAGCATTATTACTGTGAACCTGACGGTGAATCCTACATATTCAGCAACGGTAGACACTACAATTTGCGATAGCGAACTTGACTTCACATACGGCGACAGCACATGGACTGAAGCAGGATCTAAAGACGTGGTATTCCAGACGGTTAACGGGTGCGACAGCATTATTACTGTGAACCTGACGGTGAATTACAGCAATACTGGTGACACTGCAGCTGTGGCCTGCGACTCGTTTACCTGGTATGGTGAAACATTCTACGCTGATGCAACGCCAACGCATACATTTACAAATGCTGCTGGCTGTGACTCGATAGTAACACTTGACCTGACTATCCTGGAAAGTACTTTCGAAACGATTGACACTACTGTTTGTGATATGCTTACAATAAACGATTCTACTTACGACGAATCAGGAACCTACACTCAATACTTAGAAAATGCGGCAGGTTGCGACAGCACACTGACTATCAACCTGACAGTTCTGGAAAGCACATTCGAAACAATTGAAGAAGAAGATTGCGATTCTGTAGTAGTAAATGAAATTCCATATTACACCTCGGGTACTTACACGCAAAACCTGACTAATGAAGCTGGCTGTGACAGCACACTTACAATTGTTGCAACTGTAAATTACAGCTCGGAAGAAACAATAAACAGGACGGTTTGTGATGAAGTGACTATTAATGATTCCACTTATACTGAATCAGGCACCTTTATTCAGAACCTGACGAACAACGCAGGATGCGACAGTACATTAACTATTAACTTGATTGTATTGGAGAGCCCTGAAGATACAATTGATGTAACTGCTTGTGAAGAATATGAACTTAATGGTGAAACATATACTGAAAGTGGAACCTACACTCAGGTTATTGAAAGCGAACAAGGTTGCACCGGAACGCTGACCATCAACTTAACCATCCTGGAAAGTACACTGAATGTAATCAGTATGGTTGTATGCGACGAGTATACCTTAAATGGCAGAACTTATACGCAAACAGGTTCATACCGCCAGTACACTACAAATGCAGCTGGTTGCGACAGTACAATAATTTTGAATTTGACTGTTAGAGAAGACATTGTGGAGCTTACCAGCGAAGCAAGCGATTTAACCGTTGAATGTGATGGCTTAGGAAATACTGAAGCTCTTGAAAACTGGTTAGCAACACACGGAACAACCGGTGCTGCCGAAGCAGGCTTTGGTAGCATAACCTGGAACAACGACTTTGAAGCACTTACTCCTGGTTGTTGCAATACCGGATCAGCAACTGTTACCTTTACTGCAACTGACGATTGTGGAAACAGTGTGTCGACAACAGCCACATTTACGATTGTTGATACCACTGCTCCTACATTTACTGCTCCTGCCGATATTACCATATACTCAGGAGATGACTGCCAATATGATGCAAGCGTAGAAGTTACTGGTGACGTAACTGATGAAAGCGACATTTGCTGTACTGATTTGAATGCAGAATATACAGAAATCACAGAGCAAAGCAACTGTGCAGGAGAATGGATTATTACACGTACATGGACACTTGCCGATGCTTGTGGAAACGAAGCAGATCCTCAGGTACAGGTTATAACTGTTCTTGACAACACTGCTCCAACTGCAGTTTGTAATGATATTACAATTCAACTGAATGAAAATGGCGTTGCAAGTATTACTGTTGCCGACATTGACGGTGGTTCTACCGACAATTGTGCAATAGACACCATGTTTATTGATAAGGAAAACTTCTATTGCGGTGGTTTAGGTGTTAATCTAGTAACATTAACCGTAATTGACGAATGTGGTAATACTTCAACTTGCACTGCATCAGTTACAGTTGAAGAAGGAGAATTTGATTGTGGTGTTGAACCATTCAGAGCAAATCCTGATGTACTTACCTTGATTTATTGCCCGGGTGGAACCGTGACAGGCGATGTAGACTTGCTTGCCAACGATGAAGGTATAACACAAGAAAATTCAAACTTTAATGTGTTAAATACATTGCCTAATGGTGTTACAATTACAAATGGTGCATTAAACTATGTAAACGAAGATGCCAGCGAGGCAGTAATAACACTTACTTACTCTGTTTGTCATACTGTAAATACTGAAAATTGCGATACGGCAGAGGTAACCATTCATATTCTGTTGGATACCGACTGTGATGATATTCCAGACGTAGATGATATTGACGATGACGATGATGGTCTTTTGGATATACATGAGCAAGACGAAAATAAGTCGGCTAATGCAGATGGTGATATTGATACTGATGGTGACGGCATAGTTGATCGCCTTGATATTGATTCGGATAACGATGGTATTGTCGACAACATTGAGTGGCAACAAAATATACCAGAAGGTATTCAGTATGAAGCCGATGGTGGTATTGATTTTGGATTTGATTATTATCCTCCGTTAGGAAGTGATTCGGATAAAGACGGTTGGGATGATCAGTATGATGATAACGAACAGAATGTCTATTATCCGGCAATGGATATGGATCTTGACGGAACACCTGACTTCCAGGATTTGGATGCAGACAACGATGGAATTGCTGACTACATTGAAGGATGGGACGAACTACCTTATGACAGTATTGCTGATGTTGATTTCATCGGAACGGATAGCGATGGTGATGGCCTTGACGACGCCTACGACACCTACGATACAAGTCTTGAATGGCTACATGGAAAGAATGCGGTAGGTTCAAATGCACCATTAGTGGATATGGCTGCAGATACAGCCAATAACATCCGAGATTGGAGAGATGACATTGAACGACGTGTTATCCCGGAAGAACCAGAAGCTGAAACCTGCGATGAATGGAATATTCCTGATGGTTTCTCACCTAATGGTGATGGTTATAATGACCTGTTCAGAATTGCGTGTACTATTGAAAGCGATGCGAAGTTTGAGGACGATTATCCGGATGCCAAAATTGAAATCTTTAACCGATGGGGCAACCTGGTGTTTGAACAAGAACGCTTTGGTAACACGTCGCATTGGGGCGAGTACGATGCCTGGTGGGATGGAACATCGATGCACGATATGCAGCTTGGTAAAGACCAGTTGCCAGCTGCCAACTACTTCTACATACTATACTTCAATAAGGATGGTAAAGAGCCAGTTACAGGATTCGTATTCCTAAATAATTAA